In Synechococcus sp. CC9616, the following are encoded in one genomic region:
- the rfbF gene encoding glucose-1-phosphate cytidylyltransferase: MKAVILAGGLGTRLSEETHLKPKPMVEVGGKPILWHILKIYSSFGIDEFIICCGYKGYLIKEFFANYFMYTCDVTFHLDEDNRMEVHHRKNEPWKVTLVDTGEESMTGGRLGRVRDYLGEDSFCFTYGDGVADVDIHASIDHHRRLGKLATLTAVQPPGRYGALNLDDDIVRQFQEKPDGDNAWINGGFFVLQPDVINWIEGDKTSFEADVLPRLAAAGELTAYKHQGFWQPMDTLRDKVRLETLWETGQAPWKVW; the protein is encoded by the coding sequence TTGAAAGCTGTCATTCTTGCCGGAGGGTTGGGTACAAGGTTAAGTGAAGAAACTCACTTAAAACCTAAGCCAATGGTGGAGGTGGGTGGAAAACCGATTCTTTGGCATATTCTCAAGATTTATAGCAGTTTTGGAATTGATGAATTTATAATTTGCTGTGGCTATAAGGGGTATTTAATTAAGGAATTTTTTGCAAATTATTTTATGTATACTTGTGATGTCACCTTCCATTTGGATGAGGATAATCGCATGGAGGTGCATCACCGTAAGAATGAACCGTGGAAGGTTACTTTGGTAGATACTGGTGAAGAGTCGATGACTGGTGGGCGCCTAGGTCGGGTTCGCGATTATCTCGGTGAAGATTCTTTTTGTTTTACTTATGGTGATGGCGTTGCTGATGTTGATATTCACGCCAGCATTGATCATCATAGGCGTTTAGGAAAATTGGCAACCCTCACCGCAGTTCAGCCACCTGGCCGCTACGGCGCTTTGAATCTTGACGATGATATTGTGCGGCAATTTCAAGAAAAGCCTGATGGCGATAACGCTTGGATCAATGGCGGATTTTTTGTGCTCCAGCCTGATGTCATCAACTGGATTGAAGGCGATAAAACTAGCTTTGAGGCGGATGTGTTACCCCGTTTGGCAGCAGCTGGTGAGCTCACTGCATATAAACACCAGGGCTTTTGGCAGCCGATGGATACCCTGCGCGACAAAGTACGTTTAGAAACGCTCTGGGAGACGGGTCAAGCCCCCTGGAAAGTGTGGTGA